Proteins encoded within one genomic window of Candidatus Bathyarchaeota archaeon A05DMB-5:
- the mobB gene encoding molybdopterin-guanine dinucleotide biosynthesis protein B, with translation MKAAIVAVVGSKSSGKTTIIEALTRELTKRGYKVAAVKHIPEPDFTIDEKDKDTWRFAQAGAKTIISVALHEIATIEKVNEADFSLEKILKKCEDHDVVILEGFRKLVNKNENIPKIAVVKSKDETLEILSNFKPVLAFTGPYSTEKMNLKVPYVDVLKNPEKIADIVEKLVIKKC, from the coding sequence TTGAAAGCGGCAATAGTGGCAGTAGTTGGCAGCAAAAGTTCTGGAAAAACAACCATAATAGAAGCCTTAACAAGAGAGCTGACAAAAAGAGGCTACAAAGTCGCCGCAGTAAAACACATTCCAGAGCCAGACTTCACAATAGACGAAAAAGATAAGGATACATGGAGATTTGCTCAGGCTGGAGCGAAAACAATCATAAGCGTGGCGTTGCATGAAATAGCAACGATAGAAAAAGTGAACGAAGCGGATTTTTCATTAGAGAAAATTTTGAAAAAGTGTGAAGATCACGATGTAGTTATTCTTGAAGGATTTAGAAAACTTGTAAACAAGAACGAGAACATACCAAAAATTGCAGTTGTAAAATCTAAGGATGAAACGCTGGAAATCTTGAGCAATTTCAAACCTGTTTTGGCTTTTACTGGTCCTTATTCGACGGAAAAGATGAACTTGAAAGTTCCCTATGTGGATGTGTTGAAGAATCCCGAGAAAATTGCAGATATTGTTGAGAAGTTAGTCATCAAAAAATGTTAA